The Elephas maximus indicus isolate mEleMax1 chromosome 17, mEleMax1 primary haplotype, whole genome shotgun sequence DNA segment TCTGAGACCTGAGGTGGCTTGGCTTCTTGTGTGCCTTGTCTCTAGGGCTTCTTGGCTTCTTGGGCATGAGGCTTCTTGGGCCTCACACGCGCATCTGCCCTGTTGgggcaaatgttccaaagctcagtgGCTCCACCGATacgtgcctggaggcaccctactctgccaggaagcctcctgcacacaggcactgagctctgtgggttggcaagcctggcTCTATTAATAAGTGTCCAGAGGTtgggcaccccactctaccaggaagcctcctgcgcacaggcattcagctctttcgctccatgggttggctccagcgctGTCTCGTGCCAGCCTCCTGGTCTGCTGCTGCCGCTTCTCTGCAGCTGCAGGTTCTCTTCTGCGCTGGTCCTCTGCCTCTGTCGCTCCTCTGTctgttcacagtttcaaaaccacttccacattttaggtatctgttagagcaccgcctcccccccccccaactcctggtaccaaattctgtcttggtcatctagtgctactataacagaaataccccaagtgcatggctttaacaaagagaaatttattctctcacaatctaatggattacaagtccaaattcagggcgtcagctccaggggaagggtttctctctctctaagctctggaggaaggtctttgtcctcaatcttccctgggtcgaggagcttctctggcgtagggaccccaggttcaaaggacacactctgctcctggtgctgctttcttggtggtatgaggtccccagctctctgcttgcttccctttccttttatctcttgagggaaaaaagatggtacaggccatgccccagggaaactctctttacactggatcagggaggtgacctgagtaagggtggtattacaatcccaccccaatcctcttaacatgaaattataatcacaaaatggaggacagccatataatactgggaaataaggcctaaccaagttgatatacacgtttttggggggacataattcaatccatgacaggacccATCTAGGCAAGAgtgattttgcttttttattatttagtattattttatttttcatatgcgTTGTTAACTCTAACCATATACATACTGGCTTTGATAATCTAGAAATACTTGTggttaacttttctttctttttctcctccctcaGATGAAAAATGTTTTGAGACACATGTCATGTGGTGGGAAATTTGGTTCTATACAGCTGGACCAACCAGGATTCTCCCCAACAATTCAGCCACATAATCATTCTCCTAACCAGCCTTCAAGCTCCCAGTGGCGCCAAGATACATCATCATCCCAGCGTAAAGTTAGACATAATTCTCATCCCTATGTAGCAGATAGACATTATAGTCGTGAACACTGTTACGCCGATCATGGATCTGACCATCATTACAGAGGAAGCAGAGAAGATTTCTTTTATGAAGATAGGAATCACGATGGCTGGAGTCATGACTATGATAACAGAAGAGACAATAGTAGAGATGGAAAATGGCGCTCATCTCGACACTAACAAGTGTTAAAAGGACATTTTCTTTTTGTAGGTTCATTTTAGGCCCTTTTGGCTAAATTGATCTGGAAGAGTTTTGTTGAAAAACAGTGCAGAGCACCTTTACAAGTTGCCAcatctctttaaaaatttttttaaacccatAACTACAGTTTAATaatagaaatgagaaaaattGTGGTTCCGGTTTTATTACATTAATAATCTTTCACCTCAGGGTTTTATGCAGAAGAAAGTGTCACAATTCCTAATCATTTAGACAGTTTAGAAAAAGGTGAATTGTACAGTTTAGTTGTATTataaatcaaatattttaattatttgtaatCCTTTTGTATTGCAAGAAATTTCTTGCTAGTGTATCAGATTTGGGTGTGTATAATAGAAAATATCCAAGTTGATAGTCTGACTTGGCTAACGGTATTTTGTTaataaattaaaagataaaactTTTCAGTGATTCATTTTGCTAGCATTATATTTGAGGAAGCTTATTGGTAAAGTTTGGGGATCAATCATATTGTTTGACCTCTTAGACAAGTATAAAAATTCAGTAATATGTTCTTTTGAGCTTTACCCTAATTGAAAAATACAAGTGTAAATTTGTACATAACATTGTTTCACTGTAAAATATAGGATTTGTTAATTAAATCATGTTTGATACATGGCTAAAGTCACTCAGAGGTTAAATGTCTCTAGATACGTGTTTTTTACATCGAGAAAACAGTATTTAAATTCCCTTTTCCAAGAAGAAAAAACTTGTCGATGCATAGTCATAAAATGGTAAAATGTTTTACTGAAAGTATGCTTTTTTGGTGGAAAAGATTCATGAAGCCTTTAACTACATGGTCTCTGCTGctcaaactttaaaaattttaatattttcaaaatgcCCAGGGCATGTGTATAAggacacattttattataaagatTGTGCAGGTTGCTTTTCTGTTCGAACATTTGAAAAAATTTAGTCTTAAATAtttcctggttttaaaatttttaaatcttgTTTAATAACACTTTTGTGTATCTAGATGATTGATAACTGTTTACCTTTCATTACGGAATATGACTtgtttataaaaatttatttgttgAGAACTCTGGATCCTTTTTAATACTGACAATGGCATTTGTATTATGttgctttttaatatatttaaaattaaacatcCAAAGGAGGGTTCTgtctcatttttaaaatcatgaacttcagagacattttatataaaaagcaatttaaaaaaattgtttttaattgtactttggataaaggtttacagagcaaactagtttcttattaaacaatacacatactgtttcatagcattggttgccaaccccatgatatgtcaacactctcctcttcacaaccttgggttccccattaccagctttcctacccCCTTCTGCCTgcttgtccttgcctctgggccggTAAGCAcaattagtcttgttttgtttaattggtctgtttaatctttgtctgaaggaagaacctcaggagtgacttcattactgagctataagggtgtctgggaccatactctcaggatttctccattctctgtcagaccagtaagtctttttgtgtgtgtgtgtgagttaaaattttgttttacatttttctccaggtctatctgggaccctctatcttgatccctgtcagagtagtcggtggCGGTAGCTAAGCACCATCAAAAAGCAGTATTTTTCATTCAGGGATTGGCTGGGTGTTCACAATGTTCCTTAACTTGGAACATTCTGAGACTCAAtaagtgaccccatgcacagcagagtgaaacactgctcggtcctgcactatcctcataatcgttacgcttgagcccattgttgtagccactgtgtcagtctgtctcattgagggtcttctttttctatgacccACTGCTTTGCCAAAGATGCcctccaaggactggttcctcctgataacgtgtccaaagtatacaagacaaagtctcaccatccttgcttctaaggagcattctggccgtacttccaagacagaattgttctgtTGATAGTACACGGTAGGTTCAATATTCTcccccaacaccgtaattcaaaggcatcgattcttcagtcttccagctttcgcatgtatatgaggcggttgaaaataccacggcttaggtcagatgcaccttagtcctcaaagtaatatcttctgaacacttcaaagaggtcttttgcagcagattggctcAATGTAATCATGTCATTTaataactgctgcttccgtgggcattaattttgaatctaagtaaaatgaattccttgacagtTGAAGTATTTGcttcatttataatgatgttgcttattgatccagttgtgagaatttttgttttcttagtgtTGAGATGTACTCAACTGAAAGGAGGTCTGGAGACGCAGTgggtaagcgcttggctgctaactgaaagatcagcagtttgaacccaccagcttctccacaagagaaagatgtggcagtctggttccacaaagattaaaaaaaaaaagattacagccttggaaatcctatagggcagttctgttctgctatggggtccctatgagttgaaatcgacgtgatggcaatggggttttttaagccataccgaaggctatagtcttttatcttcatcagtaagttcttcaagtcctcttcacattcagcaagcaagattgtgtcatctgcatattgcaggttgttaatgagaccctccaatcatgatgctgcattttttttcgtgtaatccagcttctcactgaaacctgtccacgaagcatgaccctggtggtatttgaaataatggtggcatagcttccagcatcacagcaacacaccttAGCAC contains these protein-coding regions:
- the RBM7 gene encoding RNA-binding protein 7 isoform X3, which translates into the protein MDNMIPSAQTIQRSFSSPENFQRQAVMKNVLRHMSCGGKFGSIQLDQPGFSPTIQPHNHSPNQPSSSQWRQDTSSSQRKVRHNSHPYVADRHYSREHCYADHGSDHHYRGSREDFFYEDRNHDGWSHDYDNRRDNSRDGKWRSSRH